One window of the Lysobacter sp. S4-A87 genome contains the following:
- a CDS encoding enoyl-CoA hydratase/isomerase family protein, with the protein MIQTHAADGIVELRLARAPVNALNPELCNELIAAIGTAVDQGAQGLILSGSPKVFSAGLDVPYLLSLGNDRDALMAAWESFFFAARTLAECPVPVVAAIGGHAPAGGCVLALCCDYRVMARSEDPAKPFRIGLNETQVGLVVPVGILRLMQRVVGIYQAERLVVAGEMVAADRAERLGLVDELVDAGQEVARARQWLGSLLALPQPVMRQTRAIARADLVAALHPDQIQLPRFIDAWGDPATQAALQALVARLGK; encoded by the coding sequence ATGATCCAAACCCATGCCGCCGATGGCATCGTCGAACTGCGGCTGGCGCGCGCGCCGGTCAACGCGCTCAATCCGGAGCTGTGCAACGAGCTCATCGCCGCGATCGGCACTGCCGTCGACCAGGGCGCGCAGGGCCTGATCCTCAGCGGCAGCCCCAAGGTGTTCTCGGCCGGCCTCGACGTGCCCTACCTGCTATCGCTCGGCAACGATCGCGATGCACTGATGGCAGCCTGGGAATCGTTCTTCTTCGCCGCACGCACCCTGGCCGAATGCCCGGTACCGGTGGTGGCCGCGATCGGCGGGCACGCGCCTGCCGGTGGCTGCGTGCTGGCGCTGTGCTGCGACTATCGCGTGATGGCGCGCAGCGAGGATCCGGCCAAGCCCTTCCGCATCGGCCTCAACGAAACCCAGGTCGGGCTGGTGGTGCCGGTCGGCATCCTGCGCCTGATGCAGCGCGTGGTCGGCATCTACCAGGCAGAACGCCTGGTCGTGGCCGGCGAGATGGTCGCGGCCGATCGCGCCGAGCGCCTGGGTCTGGTCGACGAACTGGTCGATGCCGGGCAGGAAGTCGCTCGTGCACGTCAATGGCTCGGATCGCTGCTGGCATTGCCGCAGCCGGTGATGCGCCAGACCCGCGCCATCGCCCGCGCCGACCTGGTCGCCGCACTGCATCCGGACCAGATCCAGTTGCCGCGCTTCATCGATGCCTGGGGCGACCCGGCGACGCAGGCGGCCCTGCAGGCGCTGGTCGCGCGGCTGGGCAAGTAA
- a CDS encoding DUF4139 domain-containing protein — MKHPLSLLALACSLAACSGPKPPQATGDEGAAGSTAHPSAPSAPSPASQQAEGDDAAQTRLTVYSGGYDQLANSDVPQAGMPGYALVDRRLDRALKQGENAIAADDVPPSMDVEAAALRPLTAGIGIVGQRYIAALSGTDDVLAQAIGNKVTVEHTAGGAKQTDTGTLLSAGDGLTLALDDGRIKVIRNYDSFSLVDAQSRLPRHAALQWTVTAPRAGDAQFQLSYPMGGMAWRAEYLATLAKGDGCRLALDGAALIANRSGVTFDDATVSLVAGEPNVERMQAPRGRVAMDRMEMASPAAPPPPMPTVRESGEYHAYDLPGRVRVAHGSNERVPLFAPRPSISCERAYVVEADGGGWEPPQPVIAPSFRGATGMLPVTTTVTVSNSKEAGLGQPLPAGRVRTFVDGDFLGESMLPHTATGEEIRLQVGKAFDLRAKREPKDFRLDRAGRTITETFELTLTNGKKTAATIRVIEPLPRWSDWELVASSVPGKKKDAQHAQFEVPVAAGNETTLTYTVRYRWSKDVTP, encoded by the coding sequence ATGAAACATCCGCTCTCGCTGCTTGCCCTGGCCTGCTCGCTTGCCGCCTGCTCGGGGCCCAAGCCGCCGCAGGCCACCGGCGACGAAGGCGCGGCCGGTTCCACGGCGCATCCATCGGCCCCATCGGCCCCATCGCCCGCTTCTCAGCAGGCCGAAGGCGACGATGCCGCGCAAACGCGCCTGACGGTGTACAGCGGCGGCTACGACCAGCTGGCCAACAGCGATGTCCCGCAGGCCGGCATGCCTGGCTACGCGCTGGTCGACCGCAGACTCGATCGCGCACTCAAACAGGGCGAGAACGCCATTGCCGCCGATGACGTTCCGCCTTCGATGGACGTCGAAGCGGCGGCATTGCGACCGCTGACGGCCGGCATCGGCATCGTCGGCCAGCGCTACATCGCTGCGCTGTCGGGTACCGACGACGTGCTGGCGCAGGCGATCGGCAACAAGGTCACCGTCGAGCATACGGCCGGCGGCGCCAAGCAGACCGACACCGGCACGCTGCTGTCGGCAGGCGACGGCCTCACGCTTGCGCTGGACGACGGCCGCATCAAGGTGATCCGCAACTACGACAGTTTCAGCCTCGTCGACGCGCAATCGCGCCTGCCCCGCCATGCCGCGCTGCAATGGACGGTGACCGCGCCGCGCGCCGGCGATGCCCAGTTCCAGCTGAGCTACCCCATGGGCGGCATGGCCTGGCGCGCCGAGTACCTGGCGACCCTGGCCAAGGGCGACGGCTGCCGGCTCGCGCTCGATGGCGCGGCACTGATCGCCAATCGTTCCGGCGTGACATTCGATGACGCCACGGTAAGCCTGGTCGCGGGCGAGCCGAACGTCGAGCGGATGCAGGCGCCCCGCGGCCGGGTGGCGATGGATCGCATGGAAATGGCCTCCCCGGCAGCGCCACCGCCGCCGATGCCGACCGTGCGCGAGTCCGGCGAATACCACGCCTACGATCTGCCCGGCCGCGTGCGTGTCGCCCATGGCAGCAACGAACGCGTGCCGCTGTTCGCGCCACGGCCGTCGATCTCGTGCGAGCGCGCCTACGTGGTCGAGGCCGACGGTGGCGGCTGGGAACCACCGCAACCCGTGATTGCCCCCTCCTTCCGTGGTGCGACTGGAATGCTGCCCGTCACGACGACGGTCACCGTCAGCAATTCAAAGGAAGCGGGGCTCGGCCAGCCACTGCCTGCAGGCCGCGTCCGCACCTTCGTCGACGGCGATTTCCTCGGCGAATCCATGCTGCCGCATACCGCTACCGGCGAAGAAATCCGCCTGCAGGTCGGCAAGGCCTTCGACCTGCGTGCCAAGCGCGAGCCGAAGGACTTCCGCCTCGATCGCGCCGGCCGCACGATCACCGAGACGTTCGAACTGACCTTGACCAACGGCAAGAAGACGGCGGCTACCATTCGCGTGATCGAGCCGCTGCCGCGCTGGAGCGACTGGGAGCTGGTCGCCAGCAGCGTGCCGGGCAAGAAGAAGGATGCCCAGCACGCGCAATTCGAAGTGCCGGTGGCGGCCGGGAACGAAACCACGCTCACCTACACCGTGCGCTACCGCTGGAGCAAGGACGTCACCCCATGA
- a CDS encoding copper chaperone PCu(A)C: MNASRTRLGLLILLAAVTSSAWAGDCTPVVRDGWVRMPPMAMPMMAGFGRIENPCSMPVTVVSASSVAFGDVSLHETRVVDGVSRMRALPELRIGAGESAVLKPGGMHLMLMQPGMALKPGSKVVVEFALKGGGKLLGEFVVRSASD; encoded by the coding sequence ATGAACGCATCACGCACCCGCCTGGGGTTACTGATCCTGCTCGCTGCTGTCACGTCCTCCGCATGGGCTGGCGATTGCACGCCCGTGGTTCGCGACGGCTGGGTGCGCATGCCGCCGATGGCCATGCCGATGATGGCCGGCTTTGGTCGCATCGAGAATCCGTGTTCGATGCCGGTGACGGTCGTCTCCGCCAGCAGTGTTGCGTTCGGCGATGTGTCGCTGCACGAGACGCGCGTGGTCGACGGTGTCAGCCGGATGCGCGCGCTGCCGGAGCTGCGCATCGGCGCCGGTGAGTCGGCTGTCCTCAAGCCCGGTGGCATGCACTTGATGCTGATGCAGCCGGGGATGGCGCTGAAGCCGGGCAGCAAGGTCGTGGTCGAGTTCGCACTGAAGGGCGGCGGCAAGCTGCTCGGCGAGTTCGTGGTCCGCTCTGCGAGCGACTGA
- a CDS encoding cation transporter: protein MDTRPEQRLLKLSIAITIVVGVVGIASGLLVNSDAIIFDGMYSLVDVVLTVASLSVSRLVAYEGSRRFQFGYWHLEPMVEAFGGATLALSCLYAAFTAIIGLTSGGNEVSYGLGAIWAGVLCIVGMGMSAYMRGHSRRLGSNLLALDARAWLVSGSLSLALLLGFAIAVSMKGTGHEDWVPFIDPAILLCIALAMLVVPMRSTWRAIREVLQVAPGDLDREVKQVMDEVVAEHGFLEYSSHVAKVGRGRFVEILILVPADHEIGPIARVDAIRRDIAARLGADAPQFWLTIEFTGDRSWM from the coding sequence ATGGACACCCGCCCCGAGCAGCGACTCCTCAAGCTTTCCATCGCAATCACCATCGTGGTCGGCGTCGTCGGCATCGCCAGTGGCTTGCTGGTCAATTCCGACGCGATCATCTTCGACGGCATGTACAGCCTCGTCGACGTCGTGTTGACCGTGGCTTCGCTGAGCGTGTCGCGGCTGGTGGCCTACGAAGGCAGTCGCCGCTTCCAGTTCGGCTACTGGCACCTGGAGCCGATGGTCGAGGCGTTTGGCGGTGCGACCCTGGCCTTGTCGTGCCTCTATGCGGCGTTCACCGCGATCATCGGGCTGACCTCCGGCGGCAATGAAGTGTCGTACGGCCTGGGCGCGATCTGGGCAGGCGTGCTGTGCATCGTCGGCATGGGCATGTCCGCGTACATGCGCGGCCACTCGCGTCGGCTCGGATCGAACCTGCTGGCACTCGATGCCCGTGCCTGGCTGGTCAGCGGATCCCTGAGCCTGGCGCTGCTGCTGGGTTTCGCGATCGCGGTGTCGATGAAGGGAACGGGCCATGAAGACTGGGTGCCGTTCATCGACCCGGCCATCCTGTTGTGCATCGCCCTGGCGATGCTGGTGGTGCCGATGCGCTCGACCTGGCGCGCGATCCGCGAAGTCCTGCAGGTGGCGCCCGGCGATCTCGATCGCGAGGTCAAGCAGGTCATGGACGAAGTGGTCGCCGAGCACGGCTTCCTCGAGTACTCCAGCCACGTGGCGAAGGTGGGGCGGGGCCGGTTCGTGGAGATCCTGATCCTGGTGCCGGCCGATCACGAGATTGGGCCGATTGCACGCGTCGACGCGATCCGCAGGGACATCGCCGCGCGACTCGGCGCCGACGCGCCGCAGTTCTGGTTGACGATCGAGTTCACCGGCGACCGCTCCTGGATGTGA
- a CDS encoding DcaP family trimeric outer membrane transporter, whose protein sequence is MTALPVHAQSAASSEQLKAEISQMRQQLQQQQQMMQRMQQRLDELESKEAAQAKAAPPSAPAAAPAPLISAATLPPTEVSRVHRPPSALPATAEPLPEGYVQLGDTGNLIKIDVVAQFDMMFDNKFMGAKDLFVPSSIPVQGQPFHDSDSRSNLSAKQSVFRLDFRRQTDYGLLKVVYKNNFFGSGSGDMPYNMQYLYGELEAKDYSLIAGYYLSAFTDIDAFPNTLDYEGPNSFTFKYTPQVRYSPIVYRSGEGKLTIPMSVEKPNADIALIGDFETYSRIPDLTLGLRWETPDWHLQWANLFRDLGVQTAIGDHQRNTNAYATQLSFAAGLFENDSVQAWASYGEGYANFLQDISGFGLDAAFNAQADLEAIDAGGWGVGYTHGWSDNVSSSASYGYLRIDPDEDMLIDPTLPKSTRFASLNLAWQFSERAMFGVEYLWGKNTDLQDNDGEAQRLQATLRYDLNP, encoded by the coding sequence ATGACCGCACTGCCCGTACACGCCCAGTCCGCGGCCTCGTCGGAGCAGCTGAAGGCCGAGATCTCGCAAATGCGCCAGCAGCTGCAACAGCAGCAGCAGATGATGCAGAGGATGCAGCAGCGCCTGGACGAACTCGAGTCGAAGGAAGCAGCGCAGGCCAAGGCCGCACCGCCGTCTGCTCCGGCCGCTGCGCCGGCACCGCTGATTTCCGCGGCGACGCTGCCACCGACCGAAGTGTCGCGCGTGCATCGCCCGCCATCGGCCTTGCCGGCAACGGCCGAGCCGCTTCCCGAAGGCTATGTCCAGCTGGGTGACACCGGCAACCTGATCAAGATCGACGTGGTTGCGCAGTTCGACATGATGTTCGACAACAAGTTCATGGGCGCCAAGGACCTGTTCGTGCCTTCGTCCATCCCGGTACAGGGGCAGCCGTTCCACGATTCGGATTCGCGCAGCAACCTCAGCGCCAAGCAGAGCGTGTTCCGCCTCGACTTCCGCCGCCAGACCGACTACGGCCTGTTGAAGGTGGTCTACAAGAACAACTTCTTCGGCAGCGGCAGCGGCGACATGCCGTACAACATGCAGTACCTGTATGGCGAACTGGAAGCGAAGGACTACTCGCTGATCGCCGGCTACTACCTGTCCGCGTTCACCGACATCGACGCCTTCCCCAACACCCTCGATTACGAGGGGCCGAACTCCTTCACCTTCAAGTACACGCCGCAGGTGCGCTACTCGCCGATCGTGTACCGCTCGGGCGAGGGCAAGCTGACGATCCCGATGTCGGTGGAGAAGCCCAATGCCGACATCGCCCTCATCGGCGACTTCGAGACCTACTCGCGCATTCCCGACCTGACCCTCGGCTTGCGTTGGGAGACCCCGGACTGGCATCTGCAGTGGGCCAACCTGTTCCGTGACCTGGGCGTGCAAACCGCGATCGGGGACCATCAGCGCAACACCAATGCCTACGCCACCCAGCTCAGTTTCGCCGCCGGCCTCTTCGAGAACGACAGCGTCCAGGCCTGGGCCAGCTACGGCGAAGGCTACGCAAACTTCCTGCAGGACATCTCCGGATTCGGGCTGGATGCGGCATTCAATGCCCAGGCCGACCTGGAGGCCATCGATGCCGGTGGCTGGGGCGTGGGCTACACCCACGGCTGGTCCGACAATGTCAGTTCGAGTGCGTCCTACGGTTATCTGCGGATCGACCCGGACGAGGACATGCTGATCGATCCGACCCTGCCCAAGAGCACCCGCTTCGCATCGCTCAACCTTGCCTGGCAGTTCTCCGAACGCGCGATGTTCGGCGTCGAGTACCTGTGGGGCAAGAACACCGATCTCCAGGACAACGACGGCGAGGCACAACGCCTGCAGGCAACGCTGCGCTACGACCTCAATCCCTGA
- a CDS encoding Orn/Lys/Arg decarboxylase N-terminal domain-containing protein, with amino-acid sequence MLQRRAQRQKFRVLIVHPKIGTDTAGGRACKMLVDEFTDRNVETVTATHVEDARATIISDASIQAMMIDWSLPDEDGKERNNAAATDLITTIRARNEFVPIFLLTEREKARSLTIELVQAIDELVWLLEDASTFVCGRVMAAVGKYVGGLFGPLVSALYNFNQVHEYSWHTPGHTGGTAFLKHPAGRAFHDFYGAHVFQTDLSISVGELGSLLDHTGPIGASEKYISTVFGSDRSYTVTNGSSTSNRIIFMACVPRDKVVLCDRNCHKSIEHGLTMTGGVPQYLVPSRNRYGLIGPIYPERLAKAYLTKAIASTPISKGLKDKQPVFAVVTNSTYDGLCYNATRVLEQLGGWVDRVHFDEAWFGYARFNPLYAGRLGMHGKAADHDRKGPTVFSTHSTHKLLAAFSQASYIHVRDGRDPIPHARFNESFMMHGSTSPFYPIIASNEIAASMMDGAGGLALTRESIDEAISFRQTIGRIHAGFAKKKEWFFRTWNPDKVKVGGKRVAFEDAPPEVLATDSSCWVLHPGDTWHGFDKLEDDYCMLDPIKVSVLTPGMGDDGVLEKQGFPASLLTAYLDSRGIEVEKTSDFAVLFLFSIGITKAKWSTLLAAMLDFKRDYDMDQSLARVMPNLVKDHPERYEGLGLRGLGDQMFAELRKGGQTAHLQKAYSNLPDIKLSPADAYQELILGRVERVPLPKLAGRTVATSIVPYPPGIPMVMPGESAGAANGPHIGYLKSLQGWDAAFPGFGHDTHGVEVEDGEYYVQCLTTG; translated from the coding sequence ATGCTTCAGCGTCGCGCCCAACGTCAGAAGTTCCGCGTCCTCATCGTCCACCCGAAGATCGGCACGGATACCGCCGGCGGGCGTGCCTGCAAGATGCTGGTTGATGAGTTCACCGACCGCAATGTCGAGACGGTGACCGCGACCCACGTCGAGGATGCCCGCGCCACGATCATCTCCGACGCCTCGATACAGGCGATGATGATCGACTGGTCGTTGCCGGACGAGGATGGCAAGGAGCGCAACAACGCCGCCGCGACCGACCTGATCACCACCATTCGTGCCCGCAACGAGTTCGTGCCGATCTTCCTGTTGACCGAGCGCGAGAAGGCGCGGTCGCTGACGATCGAACTGGTGCAGGCGATCGACGAGCTGGTCTGGTTGCTGGAGGATGCGTCCACCTTCGTCTGCGGCCGCGTGATGGCGGCGGTGGGAAAGTACGTCGGCGGCCTGTTCGGGCCGCTGGTCAGCGCCCTCTACAATTTCAACCAGGTCCACGAATACTCCTGGCACACGCCTGGCCACACCGGAGGCACCGCGTTTCTGAAGCATCCTGCCGGGCGCGCGTTCCATGACTTCTACGGTGCGCACGTGTTCCAGACCGACCTGTCGATCAGTGTCGGCGAGCTGGGTTCGCTGCTCGACCACACCGGACCGATCGGCGCCAGCGAGAAGTACATCTCCACCGTGTTCGGTTCGGACCGGAGCTACACGGTCACCAACGGCTCCTCGACGTCGAACCGCATCATCTTCATGGCCTGCGTGCCCCGCGACAAGGTCGTGCTGTGCGATCGCAACTGCCACAAGTCGATCGAGCACGGACTGACCATGACCGGCGGCGTGCCGCAGTACCTGGTGCCGTCGCGCAACCGCTACGGGTTGATCGGACCCATCTATCCGGAGCGCCTGGCGAAGGCCTACCTGACCAAGGCGATCGCGTCGACGCCGATCAGCAAGGGGCTCAAGGACAAGCAGCCGGTGTTCGCCGTCGTCACCAATTCGACCTACGACGGCCTGTGCTACAACGCCACGCGCGTGCTCGAGCAGCTTGGCGGCTGGGTTGATCGCGTCCACTTCGACGAGGCCTGGTTCGGCTACGCGCGCTTCAACCCGCTCTATGCCGGGCGCTTGGGCATGCACGGCAAGGCCGCCGACCACGACCGCAAGGGACCAACGGTCTTCAGCACCCACTCCACGCACAAGCTGCTGGCGGCGTTCTCGCAGGCGTCCTACATCCACGTCCGCGACGGTCGCGATCCAATCCCGCACGCGCGCTTCAACGAGTCGTTCATGATGCACGGCTCGACCTCGCCGTTCTATCCGATCATCGCCTCCAACGAGATCGCCGCGTCGATGATGGATGGCGCCGGTGGCCTGGCCCTCACCCGCGAGAGCATCGACGAGGCGATCAGCTTCCGCCAGACCATCGGTCGCATCCACGCCGGGTTCGCCAAGAAGAAGGAATGGTTCTTCCGCACCTGGAATCCCGACAAGGTCAAGGTCGGCGGCAAGCGCGTCGCCTTCGAGGACGCGCCGCCGGAAGTGCTGGCAACCGACTCGTCGTGCTGGGTGCTGCATCCGGGCGACACATGGCACGGCTTCGACAAGCTCGAAGACGACTACTGCATGCTCGATCCGATCAAGGTGTCGGTGCTGACGCCGGGCATGGGCGACGATGGCGTGCTGGAGAAGCAGGGCTTCCCGGCATCGCTGCTGACCGCCTACCTCGACTCGCGCGGCATCGAGGTCGAGAAGACCAGCGACTTCGCCGTGCTGTTCCTGTTCTCGATCGGCATCACCAAGGCCAAGTGGAGCACGCTGCTGGCGGCGATGCTCGACTTCAAGCGTGATTACGACATGGACCAGTCGCTGGCGCGGGTGATGCCGAACCTGGTGAAGGACCATCCGGAACGCTACGAGGGCCTGGGCCTGCGCGGCCTCGGCGACCAGATGTTTGCAGAGCTGCGCAAGGGCGGGCAGACCGCGCACTTGCAGAAGGCTTATTCGAACCTGCCCGACATCAAGCTGTCGCCGGCCGACGCGTACCAGGAGCTGATCCTGGGCCGTGTCGAGCGGGTGCCGCTGCCCAAGCTGGCCGGTCGCACGGTGGCGACCAGCATCGTGCCGTATCCCCCGGGCATTCCGATGGTCATGCCGGGCGAATCCGCCGGCGCGGCCAACGGCCCGCACATCGGCTACCTGAAGTCGCTGCAGGGCTGGGACGCGGCATTCCCCGGGTTCGGGCACGACACGCATGGCGTCGAAGTAGAGGATGGCGAGTACTACGTGCAGTGCCTGACAACGGGCTGA
- a CDS encoding amino acid permease has protein sequence MHGGSNGKMGLLGASSLVVANMVGTGIFLLPASLASIGSISIYGWIAAAIGASALGLVFAHLGMVDPKAGGPYAYARDHLGPFAAFQTNLLYWVANVIGNIAIAVSVTGYLAVFFPALANPWLACVCTAVVIWVFIWLNLRGANTVGHFTAITTVAGILPIAVIGLLGWFWFRPEVFMAGWNPGAVPAPTAITQSASIALWAFLGVESAAVSAGVIENPRRNVPLATIIGLIVSTLIYVVCCTVIMGLLSNAELKASGAPFADAARVMLGPVGAIVISLAAIAKAAGALTGWILIVAQSAQAAAEDGMFARVFAEKNARGMPARNLVITGVLMTGLLVLTVSPTVADQFTRITSATVVLMVIPYVYSVVAMWRLNATLDLPAARRGLLAVVGLLACVYCGGVILGQSAELDRNAFVVLVLTIPFYALVGRSAVKVGAKVH, from the coding sequence ATGCACGGTGGCAGCAACGGCAAGATGGGGCTGCTCGGTGCCTCCTCGCTCGTGGTGGCGAACATGGTCGGCACCGGGATATTCCTGTTGCCGGCCAGCCTGGCCTCGATTGGCAGCATCTCGATCTATGGCTGGATCGCGGCCGCGATCGGTGCCTCCGCGCTGGGCCTGGTGTTCGCGCACCTGGGCATGGTCGACCCCAAGGCCGGTGGCCCGTATGCCTATGCCCGCGATCATCTGGGGCCGTTCGCTGCGTTCCAGACCAACCTGCTGTACTGGGTGGCCAATGTCATCGGCAACATCGCCATAGCAGTCTCGGTCACGGGCTACCTGGCGGTGTTCTTCCCGGCGCTGGCCAACCCCTGGCTTGCCTGTGTCTGCACGGCCGTGGTGATCTGGGTGTTCATCTGGCTCAACCTGCGTGGCGCCAACACCGTCGGACACTTCACTGCGATCACCACCGTGGCGGGCATCCTGCCGATCGCGGTGATCGGGTTGCTGGGATGGTTCTGGTTCCGTCCCGAGGTCTTCATGGCGGGCTGGAATCCCGGCGCTGTCCCTGCGCCGACTGCGATCACGCAAAGTGCGTCGATCGCGCTGTGGGCCTTCCTCGGTGTCGAGAGTGCGGCGGTGTCGGCGGGTGTCATCGAGAACCCGAGGCGCAACGTGCCGCTGGCCACGATCATCGGTCTGATCGTGTCGACGCTGATCTACGTGGTGTGCTGCACGGTGATCATGGGGCTTCTCAGCAATGCTGAGCTGAAGGCGTCGGGTGCGCCGTTTGCCGACGCGGCGCGGGTGATGCTCGGTCCCGTGGGGGCAATCGTCATTTCGCTGGCGGCGATCGCGAAGGCGGCCGGTGCGCTGACCGGGTGGATCCTGATCGTGGCGCAATCGGCGCAGGCGGCGGCGGAGGACGGGATGTTCGCGCGGGTCTTTGCCGAGAAGAACGCGCGCGGCATGCCAGCACGCAATCTGGTCATCACCGGCGTGTTGATGACCGGGTTGCTGGTGCTGACGGTGTCGCCGACGGTCGCCGATCAGTTCACCCGGATCACCAGTGCGACGGTCGTGCTGATGGTGATCCCTTACGTCTATTCGGTGGTGGCCATGTGGCGCCTCAATGCGACGCTGGACCTGCCTGCGGCCCGTCGCGGCCTGCTGGCGGTGGTGGGTCTGCTGGCCTGCGTGTACTGCGGTGGTGTGATCCTGGGCCAGTCGGCGGAGCTGGATCGCAATGCGTTTGTCGTGCTGGTGCTGACGATTCCGTTCTATGCGCTGGTCGGGCGCAGCGCGGTGAAGGTGGGCGCGAAGGTGCACTGA
- the potE gene encoding putrescine-ornithine antiporter: MSESHQKMNVFQLTVITLVNMMGSGIILLPSKLAEIGTITIFSWLFTAGGSLALAYVFARCGMLSRKPGGMGGYAEYAFGKGGNYMANYTYGLSLVIGNVAIGVTAVGYATVLFGATLSPMQTCFWTIVLLWVTTFANFGGARITGKIGSVTVWGVILPVVLISLIGWFWFSPSTWAAAWNPHEMSFWSAVGSSISVTLWAFLGLESACANADAVENPEKNVPIAVLVATIGAAVIYIISTNVIAGMIPNAELAKSSAPFGLAYEYMFSPGVGQTVTALMVIACIGSLLGWQFTVAQVFKSSADVGYFISIFSRATKIGTPIAGMLVLLGIQTALALMTASPDLSETFGKVVNLAVVTNLVPYVMSMAAIVTIQNVANIPKTKARMTNVIALIATVYSFYALYSSGTEAIVLGGICIFLGWTLFGFFAANRFYRMESEAHVPDPGKSFQS, from the coding sequence ATGAGCGAGTCCCATCAGAAAATGAATGTGTTTCAGCTGACCGTGATCACGCTGGTCAACATGATGGGCTCGGGCATCATCCTGCTGCCGAGCAAGCTGGCCGAGATCGGTACGATCACGATCTTCTCCTGGCTGTTCACCGCCGGCGGCTCGCTCGCCCTTGCCTACGTCTTCGCCCGCTGCGGCATGCTCAGCCGGAAACCCGGCGGCATGGGCGGCTACGCCGAGTACGCCTTCGGCAAGGGCGGCAACTACATGGCGAACTACACGTACGGTTTGTCGCTGGTGATCGGCAATGTCGCCATCGGCGTGACCGCGGTGGGCTATGCCACGGTGCTGTTCGGCGCGACCCTCAGCCCGATGCAGACCTGCTTCTGGACCATCGTGCTGCTGTGGGTGACCACGTTTGCCAACTTCGGCGGCGCCAGGATTACCGGCAAGATCGGTTCGGTGACGGTCTGGGGCGTGATCCTGCCGGTGGTGCTGATCTCGCTGATCGGCTGGTTCTGGTTCAGCCCGAGCACCTGGGCGGCCGCATGGAACCCGCACGAGATGAGCTTCTGGTCCGCTGTCGGCAGCTCGATCTCGGTCACCCTGTGGGCATTCCTTGGACTGGAGTCTGCCTGCGCCAACGCCGACGCCGTGGAGAACCCCGAGAAGAATGTCCCGATCGCGGTGCTGGTGGCGACGATCGGCGCGGCGGTCATCTACATCATCTCGACCAATGTCATCGCCGGCATGATCCCCAACGCGGAACTGGCCAAGTCCAGCGCGCCGTTCGGGCTGGCCTACGAATACATGTTCAGCCCCGGCGTCGGCCAGACCGTCACCGCATTGATGGTCATCGCCTGCATAGGCTCGCTGCTGGGCTGGCAGTTCACCGTCGCCCAGGTGTTCAAGAGCTCGGCCGATGTCGGCTACTTCATCTCGATCTTCAGCCGCGCCACCAAGATCGGCACGCCCATTGCCGGCATGCTGGTACTGCTCGGGATCCAGACCGCCCTTGCGCTGATGACGGCCAGCCCGGACCTGAGCGAAACCTTCGGCAAGGTCGTCAACCTGGCGGTGGTGACCAACCTGGTGCCCTACGTGATGTCGATGGCAGCCATCGTCACCATCCAGAACGTGGCCAATATCCCCAAGACCAAGGCACGGATGACCAACGTCATCGCGCTGATCGCCACCGTGTACAGCTTCTATGCCCTCTACAGTTCCGGCACCGAAGCGATCGTTCTGGGCGGCATCTGCATCTTCCTGGGCTGGACGCTGTTCGGCTTCTTCGCCGCCAACCGCTTCTACCGGATGGAATCCGAAGCGCACGTACCGGACCCCGGCAAGTCGTTCCAGAGCTGA